One window of Silurus meridionalis isolate SWU-2019-XX chromosome 9, ASM1480568v1, whole genome shotgun sequence genomic DNA carries:
- the plekho2 gene encoding pleckstrin homology domain-containing family O member 1-A — MGDDVKDEPAKPKETTFKGKAGWLKKCSGKFLGSYKDRYIQLDKTEIAVYENEDLKNCLEHLDLENYDKCHELRSPFKKKYRLILIRTPKSTSKVCDIKLQAQNQEEKEAWIKALSDGINRAKNKIFDEVKVDESLSLDHVTRSRPKGNRGRRPPTRIHMKETANISSDGILRLDLDISDNMPNGAHIVMDGTDGEAKVAQTTFLDAITEEDASKDTTPIKKVLKPPMPPSKENKRSESEDSESKHEEPAPQKKVLMPPMPPSKEYKRSESEDSESKHEEPASQKKVLMPPMPPSKDQKPSENREEEKGNDREKVVKPPMPPSKENKPRISASEDAASENVDSEAETNPGKSSPVQSEADGPETVHLPSLPSKDIKPKDALNLNDKEILSEDEGFTSKENEEDEFGNSEVQPFTISNNVPKPQGVMWDSPSTAVEKSSVDQNANKSAQSVVTNKLIMLEPAKPATELKLTPHSTPETVKKSAAPPAPPKKKPLKPSVKTENQAVQNNTVESTTVSLPVTVSSSAEDVPSDETKPAAQEQKEERKVVILSLSNSGASEDLDNASGVDAEVKSIDSGQLSAEDSEISEQITPSSDKLHSSLEVLDGVTSEEELEMSDSKVQEIDDPLPNNLTVKLEATMNDPIPVTAESKCTPPISSPAASLNSSLKKKSASTGDLLEEMTGLQSKVSMELGETEELLGKIAPRGSPEDGQDSEGVADPELLLATAMEKLKKADQFLREAKSYKEQETKSNRTSW; from the exons ATGGGAGAT GATGTTAAAGATGAGCCAGCCAAGCCTAAAGAAACAACGTTCAAAGGCAAAGCAGGCTGGTTGAAGAAGTGCTCGGGGAAGTTCCTGGGCAGCTACAAGGACCGCTACATTCAGCTGGACAAAACTGAGATTGCAGTGTATGAAAATGAG GACTTAAAGAACTGCCTGGAGCATCTGGACTTGGAAAACTATGACAAATGCCATGAGTTACGCAGCCCTTTCAAGAAGAAATACAGGCTGATACTGATACGAACGCCCAAGAGTACGAGTAAG GTGTGTGACATCAAACTGCAGGCTCAAAATCAGGAGGAGAAAGAAGCTTGGATCAAGGCCCTCAGTGATGGCATTAACAGAGCAAAGAATAAAATCTTTGATGAg GTAAAAGTAGATGAAAGCTTATCTTTAGATCATGTAACTCGTTCTCGGCCAAAAGGAAACCGTGGTAGAAGACCACCAACCAGGATACACATGAAGGAG actgcAAACATTTCATCAGATGGAATCTTAAGACTGGACCTTGACATTAGTGACAATATGCCTAATGGTGCTCACATCGTAATGGATGGTACTGATGGAGAAGCCAAAGTGGCTCAGACCACATTTTTGGATGCCATTACAGAGGAAGATGCAAGTAAAGATACAACACCTATAAAGAAAGTATTGAAGCCTCCAATGCCTCCATCTAAGGAGAACAAACGAAGTGAAAGTGAGGACAGCGAAAGCAAACATGAAGAACCTGCCCCACAGAAGAAGGTTCTCATGCCTCCAATGCCTCCATCAAAGGAGTACAAACGAAGTGAAAGTGAGGACAGCGAAAGCAAACATGAAGAACCTGCCTCACAGAAGAAGGTTCTCATGCCACCGATGCCACCATCAAAGGACCAGAAACCATCTGAAAATAGAGAAGAGGAGAAGGGAAATGATAGGGAGAAAGTTGTGAAGCCACCCATGCCACCCTCAAAGGAGAATAAACCCAGAATAAGTGCCAGTGAAGATGCAGCCTCAGAGAATGTCGATTCTGAAGCAGAAACCAATCCTGGCAAGTCAAGTCCAGTTCAAAGTGAGGCAGATGGTCCTGAAACTGTCCATCTTCCCAGTTTACCGTCTAAAGACATCAAACCCAAAGATGCACTCAACTTAAATGATAAAGAAATTCTTTCAGAAGATGAGGGTTTTACTAGTAAGGAAAATGAGGAAGATGAATTTGGAAATTCCGAAGTCCAACCATTCACAATCTCAAATAATGTCCCCAAGCCCCAGGGAGTGATGTGGGATTCACCTTCTACAGCAGTGGAGAAAAGTTCAGTTGACCAAAATGCTAATAAATCTGCTCAAAGTGTAGtaactaataaactaataatgCTCGAACCTGCAAAACCTGCCACTGAACTCAAACTAACTCCACATTCAACACCAGAGACTGTTAAAAAGAGTGCTGCTCCCCCTGCTCCACCAAAAAAGAAACCACTTAAACCATCTGTCAAAACGGAGAACCAAGCTGTCCAGAATAACACTGTGGAATCAACTACTGTGTCACTGCCTGTTACTGTGTCATCCTCCGCTGAAGACGTGCCATCAGATGAAACAAAACCTGCCGCTCAAGAACAAAAAGAAGAGCGCAAGGTTGTTATCCTGAGTCTCAGTAATTCAGGAGCAAGTGAAGACCTAGACAACGCATCTGGAGTGGATGCGGAAGTAAAGTCTATAGACAGCGGTCAGCTCTCTGCCGAAGACTCTGAAATTAGTGAGCAAATAACGCCATCCTCAGATAAGCTGCATAGTAGTCTGGAAGTCTTAGATGGTGTGACCAGCGAGGAGGAACTGGAGATGTCGGACAGCAAGGTCCAGGAAATTGATGATCCACTTCCAAACAACCTTACTGTTAAACTCGAAGCAACTATGAATGACCCCATCCCAGTTACTGCGGAAAGTAAATGCACCCCTCCGATCTCTAGCCCTGCTGCGTCGCTGAACTCCTCCTTGAAGAAAAAGTCGGCATCCACAGGCGATCTTCTAGAGGAGATGACTGGCTTGCAAAGTAAAGTGTCCATGGAGCTTGGGGAGACAGAAGAGCTGCTGGGTAAAATAGCACCCAGAGGGAGCCCTGAAGATGGACAAGACAGTGAGGGGGTAGCAGACCCAGAGCTCCTTCTTGCTACAGCAATGGAGAAACTTAAGAAAGCTGATCAGTTCTTGAGAGAAGCAAAGAGCTATAAAGAGCAGGAGACCAAGAGCAATAGAACAAGCTGGTAA